The following coding sequences lie in one Pseudorca crassidens isolate mPseCra1 chromosome 2, mPseCra1.hap1, whole genome shotgun sequence genomic window:
- the LOC137220236 gene encoding paired box protein Pax-7-like produces MAALPGTVPRMMRPAPGQNYPRTGFPLEVSTPLGQGRVNQLGGVFINGRPLPNHIRHKIVEMAHHGIRPCVISRQLRVSHGCVSKILCRYQETGSIRPGAIGGSKPRQVATPDVEKKIEEYKRENPGMFSWEIRDRLLKDGHCDRSTVPSVSSISRVLRIKFGKKEEEDEADKKEDDGEKKAKHSIDGILGDKGREPSRGRRCPSPRLQLTRVRASGGAAATRTGGQIFSGRTRSPRSSREPLGPQVEPSPTGDKRAGKKVSELCLASRCAGLLRASGLQREAAWGFQLSERGLPGPESPAGLLRMNWFDFLRLRVGS; encoded by the exons ATGGCGGCCCTTCCCGGCACTGTACCGAGGATGATGCGGCCGGCTCCCGGGCAGAACTATCCCCGCACGGGATTTCCTCTGGAAG tGTCCACCCCACTTGGCCAAGGCCGGGTCAATCAGCTTGGTGGGGTCTTCATCAACGGGCGACCCCTTCCTAACCACATCCGCCACAAGATAGTAGAGATGGCCCACCATGGCATCCGGCCCTGTGTCATCTCCCGCCAGCTGCGTGTCTCCCATGGCTGCGTCTCCAAGATTCTCTGCCGCTACCAGGAGACAGGGTCCATCCGGCCTGGGGCCATTGGTGGCAGCAAACCCAGA CAGGTGGCGACTccggatgtggagaaaaagataGAGGAGTACAAGAGGGAAAACCCAGGCATGTTCAGCTGGGAGATCCGAGACCGGCTGCTGAAGGACGGGCACTGTGACCGCAGCACCGTGCCCTCAG TGAGTTCGATTAGCCGCGTGCTCAGAATCAAGTtcgggaagaaggaggaggaagacgaAGCGGACAAGAAGGAGGACGACGGCGAGAAGAAAGCCAAGCACAGCATCGACGGCATCTTGGGCGACAAAGGTAGGGAGCCGTCCCGGGGCCGGCGATGCCCGAGCCCGCGTCTCCAGCTCACCAGGGTGCGGGCCAGTGGTGGCGCCGCCGCCACCCGGACTGGCGGACAGATCTTTAGCGGGAGGACTCGCAGCCCCCGGAGCAGCCGGGAGCCTCTCG GGCCCCAAGTGGAGCCCAGTCCCACTGGGGACAAAAGGGCAGGGAAGAAAGTGAGCGAGCTGTGCCTGGCGTCCCGCTGTGCGGGCCTGCTGAGGGCCTCGGGGCTGCAGCGGGAGGCGGCCTGGGGCTTCCAA